TACCCCAAAAAGTCTCGAAGTGCAGCGACAAGTGGTGATGGAAGAATTTAAACAGCGCTATCTCAATCAACCCTATGGCGACGCCTGGTTGCATTATCGTCCCTTGGCTTACCAGGTGCACCCTTACCGCTGGGCAACCATTGGTATGGAATTGTCACACATCGCCAATGCAACTATGGACGATGTAAAGGATTTCTTTTACCGCTTTTATCGCCCAAACAATGCCATTATTTGTGTTGCCGGCAATCTGGAAGCTAACAAGGTGGTTGACCTGGTAAACAAGTGGTTTGGTGATATTCCCGCGGGAAATATTCAACCCAAAAACCTGCCCGTTGAACCTCCTCAAACTCAACGCCGTTTCCTCGAAATAAGTAAACCTGTCCCCGATGATATGATTTACCTGGGTTTTCACATTTGCGGCAAAAACAACGATGACATTTATGCCTGGGATTTACTCAGCGATATTTTGGGTCGAGGTTCTTCATCCCGACTCTACCATGAATTGGTTAAAGAAAAGCAAATCTTTAGTCAAATCAGTTGCTTTATCACAGGCGATCACCACCCCGGAATGCTGGTTTTTACCGGTAAAATTCGCCCCGGAGTTCCCTTGCAACAAGCCGAAGATCTCCTCTGGGAACAAATCGAACGTATCCAAAACCATAGCATTCCTGCCGATGAATTGAGTAAGGTCAAAAACAAAATCGAATCCGGTTTGGCGTTCTCCTGGATGAATGTTCTTACCAAGGCTACCGGACTTTGCCTAAACGAACTTTATCACGAAGCCGGAGAAATTAATCGGGTTTTGGAAAAATACCAAAACGTCAGATCCGAACAAATTCAAAGTCTTGTTCAAACCAAAATGAGCCATGGACAAGAATCGGTTCTTTATTACAAAGCTTCCAAACCCTAAAATTCTCTTTTCTCCATGGCAATTAACCGAACCATACCACCCCCAACTGTTCAACTGGCTCAACCC
The sequence above is drawn from the Bacteroidia bacterium genome and encodes:
- a CDS encoding insulinase family protein — protein: MIEYQKFTLSNGLRLLFHEDKSTPIAAINIVYDVGARDEDPSKTGFAHLFEHLMFGGSKNIPSYDEPLQRVGGENNAYTNNDHTNYYLTLPVENLETGLWLESDRMNELAFTPKSLEVQRQVVMEEFKQRYLNQPYGDAWLHYRPLAYQVHPYRWATIGMELSHIANATMDDVKDFFYRFYRPNNAIICVAGNLEANKVVDLVNKWFGDIPAGNIQPKNLPVEPPQTQRRFLEISKPVPDDMIYLGFHICGKNNDDIYAWDLLSDILGRGSSSRLYHELVKEKQIFSQISCFITGDHHPGMLVFTGKIRPGVPLQQAEDLLWEQIERIQNHSIPADELSKVKNKIESGLAFSWMNVLTKATGLCLNELYHEAGEINRVLEKYQNVRSEQIQSLVQTKMSHGQESVLYYKASKP